The sequence below is a genomic window from Bradyrhizobium septentrionale.
CACAAGGTATGAAAGCGCGCCGTTTGCCTCTCTGCGCAATGTGGCCGTTTGGCACACTGATTGCTGAGCCCATGTATGACTTGGTCGCTTATTGATTGAGGGCCAAGTCCTCGCACCGTAACTCGTGCGGGCGGTCGTCAGCAGCCGCCCGCACGCTTTTCATGGTGGTGCGCACTATTTCGCCTCTCTTGCATCTTGAATGGCACGCGAGTTGCTGAGAGCCTTTGGCTTGGCTGTTTATTTCACGCAACCCCAGCAGCCAAGCTTGGCGTAGCAAACTTCGCGCGGGCGGCTCCTCCAGACGCCCGCGCCTCTTTTCCTGGGTTCTACCAGCCTTCTGCAACAGGCTCGCTGGGGAGATAGTTCACATGAGCCGTGAAGAGGCTTTGGAAGACGCCATCGCGGCGCTCGGAGATTGGTCCGGGGGAACGACCGAAACGAGCGTAGTTCTCGCGACGATTGCGCAGCTCATGGCGACTGGGCCGCCCCCTAGCCGGCCTCAAAACCAAAAGCTCGTTTCCCCGACTGACACTCACGATGGCTTTGTGGAGTGTGCTGTAATGGACCGGCTCAAATTCATACCGGCCTTCGAGGCCGCTATTCGCTCTTCCGCCCCTGAGAAGCCAGCTGCACTCCGAGAGGTCATCCGCCAGCGCGGAGGCCCTGATGAGTTCGCGGTGACGAGCACTGAGCTCTTTAGGCTGATCAAGATCATATTCTCGCGGCGCATGAAGAGCATCGCTCATGAATGGCAAGCTGCCGCCCGCTCGTGGTCGCTTGGCTTGGGGGCGGCTCGCGAGCAATGAAAGACAGCACTGGGAGCATCACTGCGGATGTTGGACCGACATCGATCGGCCTTATCGGCATCTTAATGACAGCGGTCCAACTGGCCGCGCACTTCAAGACCACGCCTCGGACAATCGCTCGTTGGGCTGAAGAGCCAGATTTTCCGTGCGCGAGCACTTCAGCAAGTGAGGTAATGTGGCTGTTAACGGACGTGCAGGAGTGGAACCGCCAACGCCGACGCACCCGCGCCGCGCTACGCTCCAAAGAGAAGACCATCGAGAAGGTGGTGGAAAAAGCTGGCCGCCGCCAGCGCCTGATTGCAGCGTTTTCCCGGCGATATCCGCCGCAGATCCGGCGATCGGCAGTTCTGCCGCTTGGCGCGCCCCTCTCGCGCAAGATGATCGTTCAGGCCGATGGCTCGCTAGCCCCTGCGCCCACTGAAGAACAAGAATCGAATGAAGCCGATTTTCATCAGTGATAGGATCTTAGTGCTGCCGTGTTTCGCCAAGCTGTCAATGCGACTGCCGGCGGCATTGATCGCGTCGATGACGCGCTTCTCAAGTGCACCCAGCGTGTCTTTCGGCACGTAGTTCCGGGACACCTCAACGCGGAGATCGGCCAGCCTTTTTCGAGCGAGATTGTTCGAGCGACCGCCGGATACGGATTTGGCTGCCTGATCCGCGGTCACTTTGCATCCGTTATAAAGTTGGACAGTTCATCCTGAATGTGAGGGTGCTTCCGATGGAGACCACGGCCCCGAGCAGCCGGTGCGCGGCAGGAGAGAGGACGCCCATGGCCCTTGTTTCCATCGAAGATCGCGCGGCGGTTCGTATCATCACCTACGCAAACGCCCCGTTCGGCACCATGACCGCTGCCGGGACGGCCGAGATGTTTCATGCAGTCGCGGCTGCAGGAGAAAACACATCGGTGCGGGCCGTCGTCATCACGGGGAGCGTACCCGGCATCTTTCCGCCATTATGACGTCAGGGAACTCTCTGACGCCGCGGATGCGATGAGCCCGGAGCGCCGCGACTGCCGTCGCCGCCCGGTCCTCGACCGCCAGGCTTCCATGCGCTCACGGACCTGATTGCAGCCGTCGAGAAGCCGGTCGTAGCCGCGATAAATGGCTTATGCATGGGTGGAGGCTTTGAGCTATCGCTAGCATGCGACCCGCGCATCGCAGGGATGCCGTTACGGCATCGGTCTGCTGGAAACCCGTATTGGCATCTTTCCGGGTGGCGGCACGCAGCGCTTGCCCAGGATCATTGGAGAGGCCAAGGCGCTCGAGATGATCCTGCGCGGGTTAACCGTGACGGGACCGCGCGCCACGAAATCGGGATTGTGCATGAGGTCGTTGATGACCCGCACGCGCGCGCCCTGGAGGTCGGGGCCGAATTATCGAGCCGAGGCGCTATTTGGTACGGTACGCTCGCGGAATGCCTGCGCGAGCCTCATGTCGAAGCCGAAAATCAACACCGCCTCCACATCTCTCGTCACGAGTCGGGCCATAGGGGGGCGACGGTGCGGGTGCGCATCTTGTTGCGACCCAAGATAGTAGCGGTCGGATCTCCATCCAATATCCGCTGCACTTGCTTGGGGTGGCAGCCAAGCTAAGTGGATCAGGTTGCTGACGTAGTTGTCCGTTATGTTTTCCTGCGCGGCAATTTGAGCCATGGATTGGGCTTTCCCTGTCCGTAGCTGCTCGAACCAACTGCGTGCTCGCGCGATAGCTTTCACAAGAACAGGGTCAGCTTGTGGGGTAACCGTCCGGTGAGGGCCGCGGCATGATCGCGCGGTGCGGTCGCCCGATCAGGCCGCAGACTGGACGGGGCTGTTCTTCCATTCCCAAGGCAGCAGCTCATTGAGCCGACCTTGCGGGGTGCTGGCGATGCGGGCCAAGACGTCCGCCAGCCAGGCTTGCGGGTCGATGTCGTTGAGCTTTGCCGTCATGATCAGCGTCGCCATGATGGCGGCGCGGTCAGC
It includes:
- a CDS encoding enoyl-CoA hydratase-related protein, which translates into the protein METRIGIFPGGGTQRLPRIIGEAKALEMILRGLTVTGPRATKSGLCMRSLMTRTRAPWRSGPNYRAEALFGTVRSRNACASLMSKPKINTASTSLVTSRAIGGRRCGCASCCDPR
- a CDS encoding helix-turn-helix transcriptional regulator translates to MKDSTGSITADVGPTSIGLIGILMTAVQLAAHFKTTPRTIARWAEEPDFPCASTSASEVMWLLTDVQEWNRQRRRTRAALRSKEKTIEKVVEKAGRRQRLIAAFSRRYPPQIRRSAVLPLGAPLSRKMIVQADGSLAPAPTEEQESNEADFHQ